In Heliomicrobium gestii, a single genomic region encodes these proteins:
- a CDS encoding efflux RND transporter periplasmic adaptor subunit — protein MRTRNVVLAVCLTTMVLTSACGKTDAPATSAAGAVTSVKTAAVKRATLTNTLTLSGKIEPSETVNVVPKSSGKAAGVYADVGQRVSAGATLIQMENNDILAKIDAAKAALAASQANLERSKMQVEKSQLQLDDAKRTLDRQKMLLDSGAIAQSAYDSAQMNYDGIKKDYDMNVASVAASQASVEQNRATIRQNEVDLENSRVLSPISGVIATKNVNAGESVSTGTAPFVVINMQTVQINAAVSEGDINQFKLGMDVDVSVPSASTKPFKGKVAKISPAADAKAKTYPVWVNVENTDDLLKAGMYAEIHVTTQKLENVLTVPSDAVVERKGQKVLYILDGDKAVERKVTLGRVDEGITQITDGVADGEKVITSGLQALRDGMPVSEERSKSGQGGAGQGGSGQNAAGQDKAGKDGGKPDANTNGEQTQSQQKPAGQSPDAQGQKQ, from the coding sequence TTGCGGACACGAAACGTTGTTCTCGCCGTATGCTTGACCACGATGGTTTTGACATCGGCGTGCGGGAAGACGGATGCCCCGGCGACCTCGGCGGCCGGAGCGGTGACATCGGTAAAGACCGCTGCGGTGAAGCGGGCGACCTTGACGAACACCTTGACCTTGAGCGGGAAAATCGAGCCGAGCGAAACTGTCAATGTGGTTCCCAAGTCCTCCGGAAAGGCAGCGGGCGTCTATGCCGATGTGGGCCAGCGCGTCAGCGCCGGAGCGACGCTGATTCAAATGGAGAACAATGACATCCTGGCGAAAATCGACGCCGCCAAAGCGGCCCTGGCCGCCAGCCAGGCCAACTTGGAACGGTCCAAGATGCAGGTGGAAAAGAGCCAACTCCAGTTGGACGACGCCAAGCGGACCCTGGACCGGCAGAAGATGCTGCTCGACTCCGGCGCGATTGCTCAGTCTGCATACGATTCAGCCCAGATGAATTACGACGGGATCAAAAAAGACTATGACATGAACGTCGCCTCTGTCGCCGCATCACAGGCCAGTGTAGAGCAAAACCGGGCCACCATCCGGCAAAACGAGGTGGATTTGGAGAACAGCCGCGTTCTTTCGCCCATTTCCGGCGTCATCGCCACCAAGAATGTCAATGCCGGCGAATCCGTTTCCACCGGCACAGCGCCTTTTGTCGTCATCAACATGCAGACGGTTCAGATCAACGCCGCCGTCAGCGAAGGCGACATCAACCAGTTCAAACTGGGCATGGATGTCGATGTCTCGGTGCCCTCGGCGTCGACCAAACCCTTCAAGGGCAAGGTCGCCAAGATCAGCCCGGCGGCTGACGCCAAGGCGAAGACCTATCCCGTCTGGGTGAACGTGGAGAACACCGACGACCTGCTGAAAGCGGGCATGTACGCAGAGATCCATGTGACGACCCAGAAGCTCGAGAATGTCCTCACTGTTCCCTCCGACGCCGTCGTGGAGAGGAAAGGACAAAAGGTTCTTTACATACTCGATGGGGATAAGGCCGTTGAACGCAAAGTGACCCTTGGCCGAGTCGACGAAGGGATCACCCAGATTACCGATGGTGTGGCCGATGGAGAAAAAGTCATCACCAGCGGCCTCCAGGCGTTGCGTGATGGCATGCCCGTGAGCGAAGAACGGAGCAAGTCCGGTCAAGGCGGCGCGGGCCAGGGCGGTTCCGGTCAAAACGCAGCCGGACAGGATAAGGCCGGGAAAGACGGCGGAAAGCCGGACGCCAACACAAACGGCGAGCAGACCCAGTCCCAACAAAAACCGGCTGGACAGTCTCCTGACGCGCAGGGTCAAAAACAGTAG
- a CDS encoding DUF2680 domain-containing protein, which yields MYRSWKKTLVATSVAGALLCSGVIAYAATDATTSSDTSKPSIFQKFGRDHRGGFKGNDFARGFEGVAKIICIDEATLKAELQSGKSLAEIAQAKGIAKEDLIAKMVAAAQTRLDEAVSNGKLTAEEAAQKKEIMKQHIEAAVDKKHTGNFGDKAGQKFGDMGKAGFHGFGGPNLQKIADLLQMTQDELKTELKSGKSLAEIAQTKGVAKADLVAKTVEGAQARLDEAVSNGKLTAEKAAQLKETMKQHIETFVDMKRGDKGKGGFHAPGGVNPFQQVADVLQMTQDELKAELKAGKSLEEIAQAKGVAKEDLKAKLLETANANIDKAVADGKLTAEKADQFKANLEKRIDNMLSHKGFGGHSRNK from the coding sequence ATGTATCGATCCTGGAAAAAGACCCTGGTGGCCACCAGCGTGGCGGGAGCGCTCCTGTGCAGCGGCGTGATCGCCTATGCCGCCACTGACGCGACAACAAGCAGCGACACCAGTAAGCCCTCGATTTTTCAGAAGTTCGGCAGGGATCACCGGGGCGGCTTCAAAGGAAACGACTTCGCCAGAGGCTTTGAAGGCGTTGCCAAGATTATCTGCATCGACGAGGCGACCTTAAAAGCGGAACTGCAAAGCGGAAAATCGCTGGCAGAAATCGCGCAAGCCAAAGGCATCGCCAAAGAAGACCTGATCGCTAAGATGGTTGCCGCTGCCCAAACCCGGCTGGATGAAGCCGTCAGCAACGGCAAGCTCACCGCAGAAGAGGCTGCCCAGAAAAAAGAAATAATGAAGCAACACATTGAAGCCGCCGTGGACAAAAAACACACCGGCAATTTTGGAGACAAGGCCGGCCAAAAGTTTGGCGACATGGGCAAAGCCGGTTTCCACGGCTTCGGCGGCCCGAACTTACAGAAGATCGCTGACTTGTTGCAGATGACTCAAGACGAATTGAAGACAGAACTGAAATCCGGTAAGTCCTTGGCGGAAATCGCCCAAACGAAAGGCGTCGCCAAAGCGGATCTCGTCGCGAAGACGGTCGAAGGCGCCCAAGCCCGCCTGGACGAAGCCGTCAGCAACGGCAAGCTTACAGCGGAAAAGGCCGCTCAACTGAAAGAAACGATGAAGCAACACATAGAGACCTTCGTCGACATGAAACGGGGTGACAAAGGCAAAGGGGGCTTCCACGCGCCCGGCGGTGTAAACCCCTTCCAACAGGTCGCCGATGTGTTGCAGATGACCCAAGATGAACTGAAAGCAGAACTGAAAGCCGGCAAATCGCTGGAAGAGATCGCCCAGGCCAAAGGTGTCGCCAAGGAAGACCTGAAAGCCAAACTGCTGGAAACGGCCAATGCCAACATTGACAAAGCCGTCGCCGACGGCAAGCTGACGGCGGAAAAAGCAGACCAATTCAAAGCCAATCTGGAAAAGCGGATCGACAACATGCTAAGCCACAAAGGTTTTGGCGGTCATTCGCGAAACAAATAA
- a CDS encoding cytochrome c3 family protein codes for MTAGIKKVILLSFAIIAVSAIAFSMQEHMLPESFYAPGHLSRAHEEVVQGCADCHQPWSKVTSESCAAAECHSREMKTRQMSSDLLNYHEVKKNEDCTTCHRAHQGAAAAFSARFDHDLPNINQRCAECHQGPKGHDAFGKDCAACHKVEAWKPASFDHGKYFPLVGDHKVACAECHQGGDYKSYSCASCHSQSEMLREHHTSDYGRIENCVKCHGGHGEKRTDRNRFRRETTRNVSEEQAEPFQQDTDRINQAGRFHYGEEKAYQKEDLRPNRRHGDEHGAD; via the coding sequence ATGACTGCTGGAATCAAAAAAGTGATCCTTCTCTCCTTTGCGATCATCGCCGTCAGCGCCATTGCATTTTCCATGCAGGAACATATGCTGCCGGAATCCTTTTACGCCCCAGGTCACCTATCTCGAGCGCATGAAGAGGTCGTGCAAGGTTGCGCCGACTGTCACCAACCATGGTCAAAGGTGACCTCCGAAAGTTGCGCTGCCGCCGAGTGCCACAGTCGAGAAATGAAGACTCGGCAGATGAGCAGTGATTTGCTGAATTATCATGAGGTCAAAAAGAACGAGGACTGCACCACCTGCCACCGAGCGCATCAGGGCGCCGCAGCCGCCTTTAGCGCCCGCTTTGACCACGACCTACCCAACATCAATCAGCGGTGCGCCGAATGTCACCAGGGGCCAAAGGGTCACGACGCCTTTGGGAAAGACTGCGCTGCCTGCCATAAGGTGGAGGCATGGAAACCGGCTTCCTTTGATCATGGGAAATACTTTCCTCTCGTTGGCGACCACAAGGTTGCTTGCGCCGAGTGTCACCAGGGCGGAGACTACAAAAGCTATAGCTGCGCGTCCTGCCACAGCCAGAGCGAGATGCTCCGGGAACATCACACCTCCGATTATGGGCGGATCGAGAACTGCGTGAAATGTCACGGGGGCCATGGGGAGAAGCGAACCGATCGAAACCGTTTCCGGCGCGAAACCACCCGAAACGTTAGCGAGGAGCAAGCGGAGCCGTTTCAGCAAGATACCGATCGAATCAATCAGGCAGGCCGATTCCATTATGGCGAAGAAAAGGCCTATCAAAAAGAAGATTTGCGGCCAAACCGGAGGCATGGAGATGAGCATGGAGCGGACTAA
- a CDS encoding sensor histidine kinase, producing the protein MFTRIRARLTLAYVALMVIILVAFTGITYGLLHSILQKEERQDMKMMLSKMADQQLLETKRRAARPRGSNEAFVDGRRDRRYAQLHEDAEGEKDRASDDDDDDDDGKGRGRDDGAKHGVNRMVFLLMVDETGAVLRAIDEYPSLHPQILEAVQQWKPSAFETKDARLSDEDGDELYIMLGAQPVLDHGRLTGIVYAGMDVSNSRHVLYRLLFVLGMISSFSLLLAAGAGYYMSGRAMVPIIHSFQRQREFVADASHELRTPLSILQSSIEVIEADDERNLSDFSRQVLADMKDEVGRMTRLVGDLLTLARADSGKLELQRASFDLRPVAEQAFRTFQHRANAQGLTMEMDAPESLPVFADRERMTQLLCILLDNAVKYTLEGGAIALSLARSGGVHGDALQIKVTDTGIGISPEDQQRIFDRFYRADKGRSRQAGGVGLGLSIARWIVEAHGGAIRVESGGMGRGSSFIVAIPVKEQRGGAASVST; encoded by the coding sequence GTGTTTACCCGGATCCGCGCGCGTCTCACTCTGGCCTATGTGGCCCTGATGGTCATCATCTTGGTGGCTTTCACCGGAATCACTTACGGACTGCTCCATTCCATCCTGCAGAAGGAAGAGCGGCAAGACATGAAAATGATGCTGTCCAAAATGGCCGATCAACAGTTGCTTGAGACGAAGCGACGGGCGGCCCGTCCGCGTGGATCCAACGAAGCGTTCGTCGACGGCAGACGTGATCGACGATATGCGCAGCTTCATGAAGACGCGGAGGGGGAAAAAGATCGGGCGAGTGACGATGACGACGACGATGACGACGGCAAGGGCAGAGGCAGAGACGACGGGGCCAAGCACGGCGTCAACCGGATGGTCTTCTTGCTCATGGTCGATGAAACAGGCGCTGTGCTTCGCGCCATAGACGAATACCCCAGCTTGCATCCGCAGATTCTGGAAGCGGTTCAACAGTGGAAACCCTCGGCATTTGAGACGAAAGACGCCCGGCTTTCTGATGAAGATGGCGATGAATTGTACATCATGTTGGGCGCCCAGCCGGTGCTGGATCACGGCCGTCTGACCGGCATCGTCTATGCCGGCATGGATGTGAGCAACTCGCGCCACGTGTTGTACCGGTTGCTCTTTGTGCTTGGTATGATCTCGAGTTTTTCCCTACTCCTGGCCGCCGGCGCTGGGTATTACATGTCCGGACGAGCGATGGTGCCGATCATCCATTCCTTCCAGCGTCAGCGCGAGTTTGTCGCCGACGCCTCCCATGAACTGCGCACTCCCTTGAGCATCCTGCAGTCCTCCATCGAGGTGATCGAGGCGGACGATGAACGCAACCTGTCTGATTTTTCTCGTCAGGTTCTGGCTGACATGAAAGACGAGGTCGGTCGCATGACCCGTCTTGTCGGCGACCTGCTCACCCTGGCGCGGGCCGATTCGGGGAAACTGGAACTGCAACGGGCGTCCTTCGATCTGCGCCCTGTGGCGGAGCAGGCCTTTCGCACATTCCAGCATCGCGCCAATGCACAAGGGTTGACGATGGAGATGGACGCGCCCGAGAGCCTGCCTGTCTTTGCCGACCGGGAGCGCATGACCCAACTGCTCTGCATCTTGTTGGATAACGCGGTCAAATACACACTCGAGGGCGGCGCCATCGCCCTCTCGCTGGCGCGATCAGGCGGTGTTCACGGCGATGCCTTGCAAATCAAGGTGACCGACACGGGCATCGGCATCTCGCCGGAAGACCAGCAGCGTATCTTCGATCGCTTTTACCGGGCCGATAAAGGGCGATCCCGCCAGGCCGGCGGCGTGGGCCTCGGTCTCAGCATCGCCCGCTGGATCGTCGAAGCTCATGGCGGCGCGATCCGGGTGGAAAGCGGCGGGATGGGGCGGGGGAGTAGCTTTATTGTCGCCATACCGGTCAAAGAGCAGCGCGGCGGCGCAGCGTCAGTGTCAACGTAA
- a CDS encoding response regulator transcription factor, giving the protein MIPLRILLAEDDQRLGKLIDHMLKREGHDVDWVQRGDDAYHYAQSTHYDLLILDWMMPAMDGVIVCRQLRQEGCQCPILMLTAKDAVEDRVQGLDAGADDYLVKPFASAELMARLRALSRRGKVPLQEEVVQVADLVLNRNRHSVTRGGEEITLTSREFALLDLLVQNKGQVLPREMIMERVWGFDADVTDNTLDAYIRLLRKKIEPPGAAKLLHNVRGVGYTLEE; this is encoded by the coding sequence GTGATCCCATTGCGCATTTTGCTGGCCGAAGATGACCAGCGGCTGGGGAAACTGATCGACCATATGTTGAAACGGGAAGGGCATGACGTCGACTGGGTGCAGCGCGGCGACGACGCTTATCACTACGCCCAGTCCACCCATTATGATCTGCTCATCCTCGATTGGATGATGCCGGCCATGGATGGCGTGATCGTCTGCCGGCAACTGCGCCAGGAGGGGTGCCAGTGCCCCATCCTCATGTTGACGGCCAAGGACGCCGTGGAGGATCGCGTCCAGGGCCTTGACGCCGGCGCCGACGATTACCTGGTGAAACCCTTCGCCTCGGCCGAGTTGATGGCCCGCCTGCGGGCGCTCTCCCGGCGCGGGAAGGTTCCTTTACAGGAAGAGGTCGTCCAGGTGGCAGACCTCGTCTTGAACCGCAATCGCCATTCCGTCACACGCGGCGGCGAGGAGATCACCCTCACCAGCCGCGAGTTCGCCCTGCTCGATCTGCTCGTGCAAAACAAAGGACAGGTTCTCCCCCGCGAGATGATCATGGAGCGGGTCTGGGGATTTGACGCCGATGTGACCGACAACACCCTCGACGCCTATATCCGGTTGTTGCGCAAAAAAATCGAACCTCCCGGCGCCGCCAAGTTGCTCCATAACGTCCGGGGCGTCGGATACACACTGGAGGAATAG
- the mntA gene encoding type VII toxin-antitoxin system MntA family adenylyltransferase antitoxin, translating to MAICSLEEAKPLIISTIQKNLSPVAVVLFGSAAKDRLRPDSDIDIAILTGDPVEEIVLYRLSQALSHSLNRDVDLIDLSAASTVFQAQILSTGQVIYCRDRDRLLAFHALTLKKYARLNEERHCIFAAERERIRAHES from the coding sequence ATGGCAATCTGTTCGTTAGAAGAGGCAAAGCCCCTCATTATTTCTACAATCCAAAAAAATTTGTCACCTGTGGCGGTTGTGTTATTTGGCTCGGCGGCAAAAGACAGGCTCCGTCCAGACAGCGACATCGATATCGCCATTTTAACGGGCGATCCTGTGGAGGAAATCGTCCTTTACCGCCTCAGTCAAGCCCTCTCCCACTCCCTGAATCGCGATGTCGACCTTATCGACTTATCGGCGGCTTCGACCGTCTTTCAGGCACAGATTTTATCGACAGGCCAGGTTATCTACTGTCGTGACCGCGATCGATTGCTTGCCTTTCATGCGTTGACGCTAAAAAAATACGCCCGGCTGAACGAAGAGCGCCACTGCATCTTCGCAGCGGAAAGGGAGAGGATCCGCGCCCATGAGTCCTGA
- the hepT gene encoding type VII toxin-antitoxin system HepT family RNase toxin, with protein MSPDVAWNKRESIERCWRRVQEEYAQNPDNLSNYTKQDAIVLNIQRMCEIAIDLAAHVIAMRGWGLPQNSREMFEILHQQGIIDGTLVKALKGMVGFRNIAVHEYQRLNLTILQQIIEGDLEDIRRFGRMIVKYVEKG; from the coding sequence ATGAGTCCTGATGTGGCCTGGAATAAACGCGAAAGCATTGAACGCTGCTGGCGGCGCGTTCAAGAAGAATATGCCCAAAACCCTGATAACCTGAGCAACTACACCAAACAGGACGCCATCGTGCTCAATATCCAACGCATGTGTGAAATCGCCATCGACTTGGCTGCTCATGTGATCGCCATGCGCGGGTGGGGCCTTCCCCAAAATAGCCGTGAGATGTTCGAGATCCTTCACCAACAGGGTATCATTGATGGGACGCTAGTAAAAGCCTTGAAAGGGATGGTCGGGTTTCGAAACATCGCTGTCCATGAGTATCAGCGGTTAAACCTGACGATACTGCAACAGATCATCGAAGGGGATCTTGAAGATATTCGCCGTTTTGGTCGAATGATCGTTAAGTATGTTGAAAAGGGCTGA
- a CDS encoding MFS transporter: protein MSKSGFMLLRTPVVQAILLSGVFLQIGIWVRNFAVLLYVVEMTGEDPFAVSMVSVAEFAPIFLFSFIGGTFADRWRPKRTMIWCEFLSALSVFAVLLTLITGSWQAIFFTMFFSAILSQFSQPSGLKLLKLHVADDQVQEAMSLYQTVFSVFMVFGPIVGTFIFQNFGIYISLVATGLAFLLSALALLLLLPQKDPSEMTRVPSALWTEMVEGVRYVLAKRSLTLLGACFLAAGLGLGIIQPLGVFLVTERLGLPKESLQWLLTAYGIGTILGGFLTMSLANRLTPQKLLVFGMFFDALGMGITGVSTAPWLTVMSHLISGLALPSIVTGINTMILQNTETAFVGRVNGILNPLFTGAMVLTMSLAGPLKQMFPLVALYIASGACFFIGILFILPLYKLPAVAKELSSQP, encoded by the coding sequence ATGTCCAAATCAGGCTTCATGCTGCTGCGCACCCCTGTGGTGCAGGCAATCCTACTCTCTGGTGTCTTCCTCCAGATCGGGATCTGGGTGCGAAACTTCGCTGTTCTACTCTACGTAGTCGAGATGACCGGCGAGGACCCCTTCGCTGTCTCCATGGTCTCCGTGGCTGAGTTTGCGCCCATCTTCCTGTTTTCCTTCATCGGCGGCACCTTTGCCGACCGTTGGCGGCCGAAGCGGACCATGATCTGGTGCGAGTTTCTCAGCGCCCTCTCGGTCTTTGCCGTTTTATTGACCCTCATAACCGGTTCGTGGCAGGCCATCTTTTTCACCATGTTCTTTTCAGCCATTCTGTCACAATTCTCACAGCCCTCTGGGTTGAAACTGCTCAAGCTGCACGTGGCCGACGACCAGGTGCAGGAAGCGATGTCCTTGTACCAGACCGTTTTTTCCGTCTTCATGGTTTTCGGACCGATTGTGGGCACCTTTATCTTTCAGAACTTTGGGATCTACATCTCACTCGTCGCGACAGGACTGGCTTTCTTGCTGTCGGCGCTGGCGCTGCTCCTCCTGCTGCCACAGAAGGATCCTTCTGAGATGACGAGGGTCCCCTCGGCGCTGTGGACAGAGATGGTCGAGGGCGTTCGCTACGTCTTGGCCAAGCGGTCGCTGACCCTGTTGGGCGCCTGCTTCCTGGCCGCCGGCTTAGGACTTGGCATCATCCAGCCCCTCGGTGTCTTTCTCGTGACGGAACGGTTGGGTTTGCCCAAGGAAAGCTTGCAGTGGCTGCTTACCGCCTATGGGATCGGAACGATTCTCGGCGGTTTTCTGACGATGAGCCTCGCCAACCGGCTGACACCGCAAAAGTTGCTTGTCTTCGGCATGTTTTTTGACGCCCTCGGCATGGGGATCACCGGGGTATCGACGGCGCCCTGGCTGACGGTGATGTCCCACCTGATCAGCGGCCTGGCGCTTCCGAGCATCGTCACCGGCATCAACACCATGATTCTGCAAAACACGGAGACCGCTTTTGTCGGACGGGTCAACGGCATCCTCAACCCCCTCTTCACCGGCGCGATGGTGCTCACCATGTCCTTGGCCGGTCCGCTCAAGCAGATGTTTCCCCTGGTGGCGTTGTACATCGCCTCAGGCGCCTGCTTTTTTATCGGCATCCTGTTCATCCTTCCCCTCTATAAACTGCCGGCCGTGGCGAAGGAACTGAGCAGCCAGCCGTAG
- a CDS encoding flagellar hook assembly protein FlgD: MTSVNTIDATTTQTTAQTTSSTSTTAATQSTGASLGKDDFLKLLITQMRYQDPLSPMDNSDMIAQMAQFSSLEQTQNVATNVKELTSTVEKAITSMTQFGGASLIGKEVTATLDALDSSGNAITDANGQTSTVEVSGAVSGYKVVDGKTVLVVNGQNVALERVTEVSQTEVSQTENSLGEV; the protein is encoded by the coding sequence GTGACAAGCGTTAACACCATTGACGCGACAACGACGCAAACAACAGCCCAGACGACGTCATCCACATCGACAACGGCCGCGACCCAAAGCACGGGTGCTTCATTAGGGAAAGACGATTTTTTAAAACTGCTGATCACCCAGATGCGCTATCAGGATCCTTTAAGCCCGATGGATAACAGTGATATGATTGCGCAGATGGCCCAGTTCAGTTCCCTCGAGCAGACACAAAACGTGGCCACCAATGTGAAAGAACTGACGTCCACCGTTGAAAAAGCGATCACCTCCATGACGCAGTTCGGCGGGGCAAGCCTGATCGGCAAAGAGGTGACGGCGACACTCGATGCGTTGGATAGCAGTGGGAACGCCATTACCGATGCGAATGGCCAAACGTCGACCGTCGAGGTGTCCGGGGCTGTATCGGGGTATAAGGTGGTCGATGGCAAAACCGTGCTTGTCGTCAACGGACAGAATGTCGCCCTGGAACGAGTAACCGAGGTCAGTCAAACTGAGGTCAGTCAGACTGAGAACAGTCTGGGTGAGGTCTAA
- a CDS encoding response regulator transcription factor gives MDKILVADDDKDVVDRIAEYLQEEGFGVSKVFDGMDALKKIQREAFDLVILNVALPTVDGVEICRQIRSATKGPIILVSEKNKEIEKVLGFELGADDYVTKPFGVFEFVARVKAHLRRESRHYGASGNGQDGSHLFQKGDLVININAYEVLVEQKPVVMTTKEFQILQYLMKNKKIVLTREQIYSAVWGDHFSDFNTVTVHIKSIRKKLGNYGSLIKTIWGVGYQFLG, from the coding sequence TTGGACAAAATCCTCGTCGCTGATGATGACAAGGATGTTGTCGATCGAATCGCCGAGTATCTTCAGGAAGAGGGTTTCGGCGTTAGCAAGGTTTTTGACGGCATGGATGCCCTGAAGAAGATTCAAAGGGAGGCTTTCGACCTGGTCATCCTGAATGTGGCGCTGCCCACCGTCGATGGGGTCGAGATCTGCCGGCAGATTCGATCGGCGACGAAAGGGCCCATCATCCTGGTCAGCGAGAAGAACAAGGAAATAGAGAAAGTGCTGGGCTTTGAACTGGGCGCTGATGATTATGTGACCAAACCGTTCGGTGTTTTTGAGTTCGTGGCCCGGGTGAAAGCGCACCTGCGCCGGGAGTCTCGTCACTACGGGGCTTCCGGCAACGGACAGGATGGGAGCCATCTGTTTCAAAAGGGAGATCTGGTGATCAACATCAACGCCTATGAAGTGCTGGTGGAACAAAAACCTGTTGTGATGACCACGAAGGAATTTCAAATCCTTCAATACTTGATGAAAAATAAAAAAATAGTCTTAACGCGTGAACAGATTTATAGCGCTGTCTGGGGGGATCATTTCAGCGATTTTAATACCGTTACCGTACATATCAAGAGCATACGCAAAAAACTTGGCAACTATGGATCGCTGATCAAAACCATTTGGGGAGTAGGCTATCAGTTTTTGGGATAG
- a CDS encoding ABC transporter permease, with product MILLENVKMAMASLLSNKLRSMLTMLGIIIGVGSVVAMISVGQGAQQSVTSRIGALGSNLLFVNSGRVTPVPGQAQGARGSTSLLTMKEYEQLRREKGDAIEDIVPEAGTQTVVQYEKTNTTTTITGTTADFSRVRNFKPAAGRFIDEQDVQNMANVAVLGDTVASDLFDGADPIGKKIRFGREAYRVVGVMEPKKSGPQDMGDQIFIPLTTAQKRLLGSNNLKQLIITGAAGQIDIAQAQVEAVLTRMLGSTEKFTIRNQQDIIETVSSTTETMTMLLAGITGISLLVGGIGIMNIMLVSVTERTREIGIRKALGAKRPHILFQFLVESVTLSSLGGLIGVAAGIGASYLIGRFGQWTTAVSLPAILISFGFSMLVGVFFGIYPARRAAALDPIEALRYE from the coding sequence ATGATCCTTTTGGAAAATGTCAAGATGGCCATGGCGAGCCTGCTCTCCAACAAGCTGCGCTCCATGCTCACGATGCTTGGCATCATCATCGGCGTCGGCTCTGTCGTCGCCATGATCTCCGTCGGCCAAGGCGCCCAGCAAAGCGTCACCAGCCGGATCGGCGCCCTTGGCTCCAACCTGCTCTTCGTCAACTCCGGGCGGGTTACGCCGGTTCCCGGGCAAGCCCAGGGCGCCCGCGGCTCCACCAGCCTGCTGACGATGAAAGAGTACGAGCAATTGCGCCGGGAAAAGGGCGACGCCATCGAGGACATCGTTCCCGAGGCGGGAACCCAGACGGTCGTCCAGTATGAAAAGACCAACACCACGACGACGATCACAGGCACGACGGCTGATTTTTCCCGGGTGCGCAATTTTAAGCCGGCAGCAGGGCGCTTTATCGACGAACAGGATGTGCAGAACATGGCCAATGTGGCCGTGCTCGGTGATACGGTCGCCAGCGATCTTTTCGATGGCGCCGACCCGATCGGGAAAAAGATCCGCTTTGGCCGTGAGGCCTATAGGGTTGTCGGCGTCATGGAACCGAAAAAGTCAGGCCCCCAGGACATGGGGGATCAGATTTTCATTCCCCTGACGACGGCCCAAAAGCGATTGCTGGGGAGCAATAACCTGAAGCAACTGATCATCACCGGCGCCGCCGGTCAGATAGATATCGCCCAGGCGCAGGTCGAGGCGGTCTTGACGAGGATGCTGGGGAGCACGGAGAAATTCACCATCCGCAACCAGCAGGACATCATCGAGACCGTGTCGAGCACGACGGAGACGATGACCATGCTGTTGGCCGGCATCACCGGCATCTCCCTGCTGGTCGGTGGCATCGGCATCATGAACATCATGCTCGTCTCTGTCACGGAACGGACGCGAGAGATCGGCATCCGCAAAGCCCTCGGCGCCAAGCGACCCCATATCCTCTTCCAATTCCTCGTCGAGTCGGTGACCCTGTCCAGTCTCGGCGGCCTCATCGGTGTCGCAGCGGGCATCGGCGCCTCTTACCTGATTGGACGCTTCGGCCAGTGGACCACGGCGGTGTCCCTGCCCGCGATTTTGATCTCTTTCGGCTTTTCCATGCTCGTGGGCGTATTTTTCGGCATCTATCCGGCCCGCAGGGCCGCTGCCTTAGACCCGATTGAAGCCCTGCGCTATGAGTAG